From Rhodamnia argentea isolate NSW1041297 chromosome 10, ASM2092103v1, whole genome shotgun sequence, a single genomic window includes:
- the LOC115734087 gene encoding blue copper protein 1a-like: MASQFAILAIFAFVALPSVALAMQWTVGDDSGWTNGYNYTDWAKDKVFQVGDSLLFNYQAPHHNVFKVNMTDFQACNIPPANEALTTGHDVIPLSTPGVKWYICGIGEHCAKSNQKLKITVVADTQVPASPPAVVEPGTSGTNALVSASFKFLAAAGVALVLVTV; the protein is encoded by the exons ATGGCTTCGCAGTTCGCCATCCTAGCCATTTTTGCGTTCGTTGCCCTCCCGTCGGTCGCCTTGGCGATGCAGTGGACCGTCGGAGACGATAGCGGCTGGACCAATGGCTACAATTACACGGATTGGGCTAAGGACAAGGTGTTCCAAGTCGGAGATAGTCTCT TGTTCAACTACCAAGCGCCCCACCACAATGTGTTCAAAGTGAACATGACCGACTTCCAGGCGTGCAACATCCCGCCGGCGAATGAGGCCCTCACAACTGGCCACGATGTCATCCCTCTTTCGACTCCCGGGGTCAAGTGGTACATCTGCGGGATCGGCGAGCACTGCGCGAAGTCCAACCAGAAGCTCAAGATCACCGTCGTGGCCGACACCCAAGTTCCAGCTTCGCCACCAGCTGTCGTTGAGCCAGGTACCTCGGGCACCAACGCCCTCGTTTCGGCCAGCTTCAAGTTTCTTGCGGCCGCCGGGGTTGCTCTCGTCCTGGTCACAGTTTGA